Proteins encoded by one window of Lepeophtheirus salmonis chromosome 3, UVic_Lsal_1.4, whole genome shotgun sequence:
- the LOC121114196 gene encoding uncharacterized protein, which produces MSGNAGGGDSDPPPNFQDMIHSPSPTTTSQHRAIIINPLETNSISLMDNSDRSVTAAHPNSSELECGDTVSPPPSYHDIPGTVPAHQGVSRGPPPSYEDAVDPNAEPPSYDSLFGRIRDTHKASRNFFDFLIKFIILLMGTIGCTIVCSVTVILPICMIVIGSMYLHQCPAEPYIPLFLVVGGSFSVFKYLIGVMARVWCQDTDNYCRKKARHAQSLISFFLCGWFIGGCIWVYTIYWPNFEPQFEGDTEYCHQAVYVFTYWIITTSYIFLGIFTSCICCSSIASVILNRA; this is translated from the exons ATGAGTGGAAATGCCGGGGGAGGGGATTCGGATCCGCCTCCGAATTTCCAAGATATGATTCACTCTCCAAGTCCGACAACCACCTCCCAACACAGAGCCATTATTATCAATCCCTTAGAGACCAATTCCATTAGTTTGATGGACAATAGTGATAGATCTGTCACGGCTGCACATCCCAACAGTTCGGAGTTGGAGTGTGGAGACACGGTGTCCCCTCCTCCATCATATCACGATATACCCGGAACTGTACCGGCTCATCAAGGAGTTTCGCGTGGGCCACCCCCTTCCTATGAAGACGCCGTTGATCCCAATG CGGAGCCCCCTTCCTACGACTCTCTCTTTGGGAGAATACGTGACACACACAAGGCATCAAGAAATTTCTTCGATTTCCTCATCAAGTTTATTATCTTATTGATGGGCACGATAGGCTGTACCATCGTCTGCTCTGTCACTGTCATCCTTCCAATCTGTATGATTGTCATTGGCTCCATGTATTTGCATCAATGTCCCGCTGAGCCATACATCCCACTCTTTCTCGTAGTGGGAGGTTCTTTTTCTGTGTTTAAGTACCTCATTGGAGTTATGGCACGGGTTTGGTGTCAGGATACCGATAACTATTGCCGTAAAAAAGCTAGACATGCACAGTCGTTAATCTCGTTTTTCTTATGTGGTTGGTTCATAGGAG GTTGTATCTGGGTTTATACGATTTATTGGCCCAACTTTGAGCCTCAATTTGAGGGTGACACAGAATATTGTCATCAGGCTGTTTATGTTTTCACCTACTGGATCATTACtacttcttatatatttttag GCATATTTACTTCTTGCATTTGCTGCTCCAGTATTGCTTCTGTTATTTTAAATCGAGCTTGA
- the LOC121114193 gene encoding lysosomal dipeptide transporter MFSD1 yields MEEESSSSDRDPIIPEVRLRPDEEIVIPGWGGSILCHPQKLPHKILALFFMCLLGFGSYYCYDNPGALQKHFIKDIPMTTLEFASLYSWYSWPNVALPIIGGYLIDTIFGIRLGAIIFGSFICAGQLVFATGGLHDSTALMQTGRFIFGIGGESLAVAQNTYAASWFSGDTLNRVFGFQISIARFGSSVNYWTVGKIYDSLLPKFDHGYTALGWTLMIASFTCFISLVSSIILGVIDKRAKTILKKDDIASDPISLKDIVKFPLNFWLLSTVCVTYYVTVFPFVSLAQVFLMKKYNLGVQEANVLTGLVYLISAFASPILGYIIDKVGRNLTFVLTAVFFTLLAHMMLAFTFWNPYIPICVMGMSYSLLASALWPICTLIVPIERLGTAFGIMQAIQNLGLAIVPLGAGVIVDNYGYIWLEIYFIFWLTIAIIATLTMWLIDLNFNDSFLNMDAGTRNARTEALKKQTPLNEGDPLPVTSE; encoded by the exons ATGGAAGAAGAGTCATCATCAAGTGATAGAGATCCTATAATTCCCGAAGTAAGACTAAGGCCTGATGAAGAAATTGTGATTCCCGGATGGGGAGGTTCGATTCTATGTCATCCACAGAAGCTCCCTCACAAAATATTGGCTCTTTTCTTTATGTGTCTACTTGGCTTCGGAAGCTACTACTGCTATGACAATCCTGGAGCACTCCAg AAACACTTCATCAAGGACATCCCCATGACTACCCTGGAGTTTGCAAGTCTCTATTCCTGGTATTCATGGCCAAATGTTGCACTTCCCATTATTGGGGGTTATCTCATAGATACAATCTTTGGCATTCGTCTCGGAGCCATCATTTTTGGCTCTTTTATTTGTGCTGGACAATTAGTCTTTGCCACGGGGGGTCTACACGACTCAACTGCTCTTATGCAAACGGGGAGATTCATATTTGGCATTGGAGGTGAATCCTTGGCTGTTGCTCAAAATACGTATGCCGCCTCCTGGTTCTCTGGTGATACTCTTAATAGGGTTTTTGGCTTTCAGATAAGTATCGCTAGGTTCGGATCCAGTGTCAACTATTGGACTGTAGGGAAAATCTACGATTCTCTTTTACCAAAGTTTGATCATGGTTATACTGCACTTGGATGGACTTTGATGATTGCTTCTTTCACTTGTTTCATATCTTTAGTCTCCTCTATTATTCTTGGGGTTATTGATAAAAGAGCCAAAACCATACTTAAAAAAGATGATATTGCAAGTGATCCAATTAGTTTGAAAGACATTGTCAAATTTCCGCTCAATTTTTGGCTCTTGAGCACTGTCTGTGTTACATATTATGTGACTGTATTCCCCTTTGTATCTTTGGCACAAgtatttctgatgaaaaaatacaatctcGGAGTTCAAGAGGCCAATGTTCTTACTg GACTTGTTTATTTGATATCTGCTTTTGCCTCGCCAATTTTGGGATATATCATCGACAAAGTTGGAAGAAACCTTACTTTTGTTCTGACTGCtgttttttttactctcttGGCACACATGATGTTGGCATTCACATTTTGGAATCCTTACATTCCTATATGTGTGATGGGGATGTCTTATTCACTCCTTGCCTCGGCTCTTTGGCCCATTTGTACATTAATTGTACCGATTGAAAGACTAGGAACTGCATTTG GAATAATGCAAGCAATCCAAAATCTTGGACTAGCCATTGTCCCTCTTGGAGCTGGTGTTATTGTGGACAATTATGGTTACATCTGgttggaaatatatttcatattttggcTGACCATTGCTATTATAGCTACACTAACCATGTGGCTAATAGACTTAAACTTTAATGACTCTTTTCTCAATATGGATGCTGGGACCAGGAATGCCAGGACAGaagcattaaaaaaacagaCGCCCCTTAATGAGGGAGATCCTCTTCCAGTGACTTCTGAATAA
- the LOC121114194 gene encoding phosphatidylserine synthase 2 yields MRSGAMDRARQTVDGAIDRIKARIQFQREKSNSMCRLRTAYNWLEEKEKRVTDFDEKGSFLFRAHTLTVLVCLIACLVYVALFEDPVEDTEFNSRRGLLAAACFWVALGLTIMPDGPFLRPHPVFWRFAFSVSIAYELILIFILFQTPSDARKFLKFLDEDLGEPIPEKDYGGNCYIYDPNRPDNPYHNIREKVDVFIFAHFFGYWCKTLIFRDWWLTTVISVMFEFLEYSLEHQLPNFSECWWDHWILDVFICNGGGTVLGLFMLKYLSMKEYNWRGLWDIPTYRGKIKRIIAQFSPHGWIEFTWNPLSSLERWLAVLGIIAMFLVTELNTFYLKFVLWFPPEHWLNFVRLFFILLWGAVCLRETFQLLDDPECDKLGRQSWVLLAVISTELLVCLKFGWDTMTKPIPKSILLWWLAGIVLIIFYTFVKFVILKPTRLPQPEKELCDRRHKLVVENVANKKKDN; encoded by the exons ATGCGAAGTGGAGCTATGGATCGAGCAAGGCAAACAGTGGATGGAGCCATTGATCGTATCAAGGCTCGCATCCAATTCCAACGTGAAAAGAGTAATTCCATGTGTCGTCTCCGAACGGCCTACAACTGGCTTGAGGAAAAGGAGAAAAGAGTTACAGACTTTGACGAAAAAGGGAGCTTCCTCTTTCGTGCACACACACTCACCGTTCTCGTTTGCTTAATTGCGTGTCTCGTTTATGTTGCTCTCTTCGAGGATCCTGTAGAAGATACAGAGTTCAATTCTCGGAGAGGTCTCCTTGCTGCAGCATGCTTCTGGGTGGCTCTTGGACTCACTATCATGCCCGATGGACCATTTTTAAGACCTCATCCTGTTTTTTGGCGCTTTGCTTTTTCTGTGTCCATAGCTTACGAActcatacttatttttatactctTCCAAACACCGTCCGATGCaagaaaatttcttaaattccTAGATGAAGACTTAG GAGAGCCCATTCCAGAAAAGGATTATGGGGGAAACTGCTATATTTACGATCCCAATCGTCCGGATAATCCCTATCATAACATCAGGGAAAAAGTGGATGTTTTCATATTTGCTCATTTCTTCGGATACTGGTGCAAGACTCTTATATTTCGAGATTGGTGGCTCACAACTGTCATCTCAGTCATGTTTGAATTTCTAGAATACTCATTAGAGCATCAACTACCAAACTTTTCCGAATGTTGGTGGGACCATTGGATCCTGGATGTTTTTATCTGCAATGGTGGAGGAACTGTTCTCGGAttgtttatgcttaaatatttaTCGATGAAAGAGTACAACTGGAGAGGACTGTGGGATATTCCCACTTATAGAGGCAAAATAAAACGAATCATTGCACAATTTAG CCCTCACGGTTGGATCGAATTTACGTGGAACCCGTTATCGAGCTTAGAAAGATGGCTTGCCGTTCTAGGTATCATTGCCATGTTTCTCGTCACGGAATTGAATACtttctatttgaaatttgttttatgGTTTCCACCTGAGCATTGGTTAAACTTTGTACGCTTATTCTTTATTCTTCTATGGGGAGCTGTTTGTTTGAGGGAAACTTTCCAACTCTTGGATGATCCAGAGTGCGATAAGTTGGGCCGTCAATCATGGGTCCTACTGGCTGTTATCTCGACTGAACTCTTAGTTTGCCTCAAATTCGGATGGGATACAATGACAAAGCCGATACCTAAGAGTATTCTTCTCTGGTGGCTCGCTGGCATCGttctcataatattttatactttcgTCAAATTTGTTATACTCAAACCTACTCGTTTACCCCAGCCTGAAAAAGAACTCTGTGATAGGCGCCACAAACTCGTGGTAGAAAATGttgccaataaaaaaaaagataactga